From Manihot esculenta cultivar AM560-2 chromosome 18, M.esculenta_v8, whole genome shotgun sequence:
cgaTTATTTGATAACCTTGACTCTTTGATATCCACATAAACTTACAAATTATCCCATTGCGATTATTTTTAGagagaattattatttaatcttataatataaaaaaaaattaattaattttttaattttaaaaggcaTATTAAAATCttcttaacattttaaaaagtttaatagtTAATCTGTTTATTAGTTTTACCATTAAGTATcacaaaaaaaatctaaaatacaattagaaactaattaataaatattttaaaaatttatgaaatcaattaataaaatttttaaaattatagaaattatataataaaatacttaaaattaactaataaactttttaaaatatcgaAAACGTTTTAATgtactttttaaaattgaaaaattaattaataggttttttcatattacaaaaattaaataataatatttttttatttattatccaGCTTATGGAATTGCTTCTCTAGCCCAACTCCCATCTACTCAAACATCCTAGCTTGTGCAATTCCATCCTCTTTGCACCAAATGAAGTTTAATGAGCCCAACCTTTATACACTTGTGTTTCTACAGgtgtttcttttcttctctattagCTTAGCCTCTCTACAAGCTAATGCTTCTGCAGGAACACATATTGATCAACTTGCTCTTCTCAAGTTCAAACAAGGTATAGCAAGTGATCCGCATGGTATCTTCAACTCCTGGAATGATTCTCTCCATTTCTGCAACTGGACTGGAATCACTTGTGGTCGTCGTCATCAAAGAGTCACCTCCCTGGTATTATCAGGGCAGAATCTGATTGGATCTATATCACCACATATTGCCAACCTCAGTTTTCTCAAGTTAATCGACCTCGGAAACAACACCTTCTATGGTGAAATTCCACAAGAAGTTGGCAACTTATTTCGATTACAAGTGCTTCGTCTTGGAAATAATTCATTACAAGGTGAAATTCCACTCAATTTGACTCGCTGCTCTAAGCTCAACACAATTTCTTTACCGTGGAATAATCTTGATGGAAAAATACCAGCAGGACTTGGCTCTATGACAATGCTAGAGAATATTCTACTTCATTACAACAATCTAACAGGAGAAATTCCACCTTCTATAGGCAACCTTTCATCACTTACAATGTTTACTGCTAGATCTAATAATTTGAAGGGAAAGATTCCAAATGAGATGGGTCGATTAAAAAGCTTGAATCTTTTTGCTGTTGGAGGTAATAGATTATCAGGTATTGTCTCTCCATCTCTTTTCAACATCACATTTTTTACTTATCTGGAAGTTTCAAGCAACCAACTTACTGGAAGTCTCCCTGACAACATTTTCTTCACTCTTCCAAATCTTCAAAATCTTATAATTGGTGTAAACTATTTCTCTGGCTCAATCCCAAATTCACTATCCAATGCATCTCAGCTTCTAAGGGTTGATTTTTCTAGAAATAATTTTGTTGGAAGAGTTCCCTCTGATCTTGGAAATTTACGAAGTCTCTTGTTGCTGAACTTCGAGTATAATAACCTTGGAAGTAATTCATCCAATGACTTGCTTTTCTTGACATCCTTGACAAACTGTAGTAAACTAGAAACCTTGTCCATTGCAAGAAACAATTTTGGAGGTGTCTTGCCAGTCTCCGTAGCCAATTTTTCAACTGGACTCAGTAAGTTATTTTTGGGGAGAAATAAAATCGCTGGAATTATTCCTGCAGCAATGGAGAATCTTGTCAACTTAATTGCATTGGGTATGGAGGAAAACTTTTTCACAGGTATTATCCCCCATCAGCTTGGAAAGCTTGGAAAGCTGCAGTTTCTGACTTTACAAACGAATAGATTGTCAGGTCAAATTCCATCCTCCATAGGTAACCTTACTCAGTTATCTGCGTTCTCTCTGTTAGAAAACAAATTAGAAGGAAGCATTCCTTCAAGTATTAGAAATTGCCAACATTTATACAGTCTATATCTTGCAGAAAATAGACTAAGTGGAGAGTTGTCGAAAGAAGTTTTAGGCCTTACTTCCTTATCAAAAGTACTAAACTTATCTCATAACTCTTTTTCTGGGAACTTACCAACAGAAGTAGGAAAGCTTAAAAATCTAAATACACTCGATGTCTCACAAAACAATCTTTCAGGTGAAATTCCTAGAACCATTGGAGATTGCTTGAGCCTAGAATCTCTTCATATGCAGGGAAATTTTTTCCAAGGAACTATCCCTTCATCTTTAGCTTCCCTTAAAGGCCTTCAATATTTAGATCTTTCACAAAACAACTTGTCAGGACAAATTCCAAAAGATCTCCAAGCAATCTCTTACCTCCAGTACTTGAATCTTTCTTTTAATGATCTTGAGGGAGAGGTACCAAAAAAAGGAGTATTTGCTAACGTCAGTGCATTTTCACTGATTGGGAATAACAAGCTTTGCGGTGGTGTCCCAGAACTTGGTTTGCCAGATTGCCCGACTAGAATCATGAAGAAAATGAAATCCCGTACTCTTAAGCTAGTAATTGCAATTGCTTGTGGAGTTTCATTTGTGGTTTTGATAATGATTATTTTTCTCATTTGCTGGATGAAAAAATTAAGAAGCAAGCCTTCTTCTGCATCCTCAGCGATGAATCACCTTTTAAAGGTATCTTATAAAGACCTTTATCAGGCAACAGATGGATTCTCTTCTTGCAATTTAATTGGTTCAGGTTTCTTTAGCTTTGTGTATAAAGGATTTCTACCTCAAGTTGAAGGAGAAGTAGCTATTAAGGTACTCAACCTGGAGCAAACGGGTGGCATTAAGAGCTTCATGGCTGAATGCAGTACACTGGGGACTATAAGGCATCGAAATCTTGTTAAGCTCATAACATGTTGCTCCAGCATAGATTACAAATCTAATGAATTCAAAGCTTTAATTTTGGAATATATGGAGAATGGAAGCTTAGAAAAGTGGTTGCATCCAAGTGAAAATCAGCCAAGAAGCTTGAACCTTCTTCAGAGGCTCAATATAGTCATTGATGTAGCATCAGCTTTACATTATCTACATGACCTTTGTGAAAAGCCAGTCATTCATTGTGACCTAAAGCCGGCCAATATTCTGCTTGATGAAGATATGATTGCTCATGTAAGTGATTTTGGCCTagcaaaactcttcaaaatcaaCAACGATTCATCTCTACGTCAAACAAGCACAATTGGAATCAAAGGAACTGTCGGTTATGTTGCTCCAGGTAATTAACAATTATAAAAgcctttttccttatttttcctttttcttttctttcacttctgcttcttctcttgCTTtaatactctttttttttttttaatcatataatGAAAAATTGATATGTCTTTCCATATCGGTTGGTTTGGATCAAATTTAGACTAAACCAACCTCATCCATCATGAAACTAGTTATTTGAATTTGtagctaggggtgagcattcggtcgattcggtttaaaatgGAACcgaatcaaaaatcaaaattttattaattatgaaaatcgaaccgaattgattttgatcaaaaatcgaatcaaa
This genomic window contains:
- the LOC110606946 gene encoding probable LRR receptor-like serine/threonine-protein kinase At3g47570; the encoded protein is MKFNEPNLYTLVFLQVFLFFSISLASLQANASAGTHIDQLALLKFKQGIASDPHGIFNSWNDSLHFCNWTGITCGRRHQRVTSLVLSGQNLIGSISPHIANLSFLKLIDLGNNTFYGEIPQEVGNLFRLQVLRLGNNSLQGEIPLNLTRCSKLNTISLPWNNLDGKIPAGLGSMTMLENILLHYNNLTGEIPPSIGNLSSLTMFTARSNNLKGKIPNEMGRLKSLNLFAVGGNRLSGIVSPSLFNITFFTYLEVSSNQLTGSLPDNIFFTLPNLQNLIIGVNYFSGSIPNSLSNASQLLRVDFSRNNFVGRVPSDLGNLRSLLLLNFEYNNLGSNSSNDLLFLTSLTNCSKLETLSIARNNFGGVLPVSVANFSTGLSKLFLGRNKIAGIIPAAMENLVNLIALGMEENFFTGIIPHQLGKLGKLQFLTLQTNRLSGQIPSSIGNLTQLSAFSLLENKLEGSIPSSIRNCQHLYSLYLAENRLSGELSKEVLGLTSLSKVLNLSHNSFSGNLPTEVGKLKNLNTLDVSQNNLSGEIPRTIGDCLSLESLHMQGNFFQGTIPSSLASLKGLQYLDLSQNNLSGQIPKDLQAISYLQYLNLSFNDLEGEVPKKGVFANVSAFSLIGNNKLCGGVPELGLPDCPTRIMKKMKSRTLKLVIAIACGVSFVVLIMIIFLICWMKKLRSKPSSASSAMNHLLKVSYKDLYQATDGFSSCNLIGSGFFSFVYKGFLPQVEGEVAIKVLNLEQTGGIKSFMAECSTLGTIRHRNLVKLITCCSSIDYKSNEFKALILEYMENGSLEKWLHPSENQPRSLNLLQRLNIVIDVASALHYLHDLCEKPVIHCDLKPANILLDEDMIAHVSDFGLAKLFKINNDSSLRQTSTIGIKGTVGYVAPEYGMGCLASKEGDAYSYGILVLEMFSNKRPTDEMFKEGLNLHDFVKAALPERLLQIMDPAILPGETADDGIMEAKETNHHGNLSHVIANVRQCLVSILEIGVACSMESPMERMNMADVIKKLHLIKETFLGLPNEQ